Proteins from one Catenuloplanes atrovinosus genomic window:
- a CDS encoding sensor histidine kinase, protein MAAAVAARLRAAGGWRLAYEAGLTALVTAVVLVAAVTEPVHPLAPWLEVATAPVLVLSRLRYPLPAYLAAALVGLATGGPNTFLLVVLSASLAYRAASTWQVAAGLAGGWAAFVGAVQWWEGPLDPATLVTTSALFALFALIPAGVARAVRRRRVLLDAMHRRNVQLHSQQEEVARAARARERTRIARDLHDSLGHKLTLISLYAGMRRPADDDETAELLRETSAAAMTELRQILGLLGQDDEQPSVRSLDGLDELARGARSSGAEIEIIREGTARPLTPLIEHAAYRVIQEGVTNALRHAHGGRIVVSLRYEPDALVAGVTNTAGRRVVRQTSGQGLLGLAERVRVARGMLYHGPTPDGGFRLAATLPYPSSPPTAGVPPGPDFAELVERDRRRSRLTLAATAVGIAAVLALCCAGMWLSMAVVVVDRETYDAVRVGQAEREVRDLLPDADAAVTDATGGRAVPGADCVDYRASLLDADGADRVYRFCFRDGVLVDKQEFLDRETV, encoded by the coding sequence ATGGCAGCGGCCGTCGCTGCTCGGCTGAGAGCGGCCGGAGGCTGGCGGCTGGCCTACGAGGCCGGCCTGACCGCGCTGGTGACCGCCGTGGTGCTGGTCGCGGCGGTCACCGAGCCGGTGCACCCGCTCGCGCCCTGGCTGGAGGTCGCGACCGCGCCGGTCCTGGTGCTGTCGCGCCTGCGCTATCCGCTGCCCGCCTATCTGGCCGCCGCGCTGGTCGGCCTGGCCACCGGCGGGCCCAACACGTTCCTGCTGGTGGTGTTGAGCGCCTCGCTGGCCTACCGGGCCGCGAGCACCTGGCAGGTGGCGGCCGGGCTCGCCGGCGGCTGGGCCGCGTTCGTCGGCGCGGTCCAGTGGTGGGAGGGCCCGCTCGACCCGGCCACGCTGGTCACCACGTCGGCGCTGTTCGCGCTCTTCGCGCTGATCCCGGCCGGGGTGGCGCGGGCCGTGCGGCGGCGGCGCGTGCTGCTGGACGCGATGCACCGGCGCAACGTGCAGCTCCACTCCCAGCAGGAGGAGGTGGCCCGGGCGGCGCGGGCGCGGGAACGGACCCGGATCGCCCGGGACCTGCACGACTCGCTCGGCCACAAGCTGACACTGATCTCGCTGTACGCCGGCATGCGGCGCCCGGCGGACGACGACGAGACCGCGGAGCTGCTGCGCGAGACGTCCGCGGCCGCGATGACCGAGCTGCGGCAGATCCTCGGCCTGCTCGGCCAGGACGACGAGCAGCCCTCGGTCCGGTCGCTGGACGGGCTGGACGAACTGGCGCGGGGCGCGCGGTCGTCCGGCGCCGAGATCGAGATCATCCGCGAGGGTACGGCCCGGCCGCTGACGCCGCTGATCGAGCACGCGGCGTACCGGGTGATCCAGGAGGGCGTGACCAACGCGCTGCGCCACGCGCACGGCGGCCGGATCGTGGTGTCGCTGCGCTACGAGCCGGACGCGCTGGTCGCCGGCGTGACCAACACGGCCGGCCGGCGCGTGGTCCGGCAGACGTCCGGCCAGGGGCTGCTCGGCCTGGCGGAACGGGTCCGGGTCGCGCGCGGCATGCTCTACCACGGCCCCACGCCGGACGGCGGGTTCCGGCTGGCCGCGACGCTGCCGTACCCGTCGTCGCCGCCGACCGCGGGCGTGCCGCCCGGCCCGGACTTCGCCGAGCTCGTCGAGCGCGACCGCCGCCGCTCCCGGCTCACGCTCGCCGCCACCGCGGTCGGCATCGCGGCCGTGCTCGCGCTCTGCTGCGCCGGGATGTGGCTCAGCATGGCGGTCGTGGTGGTCGACCGCGAGACGTACGACGCGGTCCGGGTCGGCCAGGCCGAGCGCGAGGTCCGCGACCTGCTCCCGGACGCCGACGCGGCGGTCACCGACGCCACCGGCGGGCGTGCCGTGCCGGGCGCGGACTGCGTCGACTACCGGGCGTCCCTGCTCGACGCGGACGGCGCGGACCGGGTCTACCGGTTCTGCTTCCGTGACGGCGTGCTGGTAGACAAGCAGGAGTTCCTGGACCGAGAGACGGTGTGA
- a CDS encoding response regulator transcription factor, whose product MNAPIRVLLADDDRLVRAAIETILRTAGDVELVAQAGDGRQAIDLTLLHRPDVVLLDIRMPVLDGLAALREIRRTAPAVHAVMLTTFGEDDYVAQALTAGAAGFLLKDSAADELPHAIRAAAAGDAFLSPRVTRQVLNRLPAAPAVPREDLARVESLSGREREVLILLAQGLSNAEISAQLFVTEGTVKTHLYRVFTKIGCDNRVQAAMLAQRAGLLD is encoded by the coding sequence ATGAACGCGCCCATCCGAGTGCTGCTGGCCGACGACGACCGCCTGGTCCGCGCCGCGATCGAGACGATCCTCCGCACGGCGGGGGACGTCGAGCTGGTCGCGCAGGCCGGCGACGGCCGCCAGGCGATCGACCTGACGCTGCTGCACCGCCCGGACGTGGTGCTGCTCGACATCCGCATGCCGGTGCTGGACGGCCTCGCCGCGCTCCGCGAGATCCGCCGCACCGCGCCGGCCGTGCACGCGGTCATGCTCACCACGTTCGGCGAGGACGACTACGTGGCCCAGGCGCTGACCGCGGGCGCGGCCGGCTTCCTGCTCAAGGACTCCGCCGCGGACGAGCTGCCGCACGCGATCCGCGCGGCCGCGGCCGGCGACGCGTTCCTCTCCCCGCGGGTCACCCGCCAGGTCCTGAACCGGCTCCCGGCCGCGCCCGCGGTGCCGCGCGAGGACCTGGCGCGGGTGGAGTCGCTCAGCGGCCGGGAGCGCGAGGTGCTGATCCTGCTGGCGCAGGGGCTGTCCAACGCGGAGATCAGCGCGCAGCTCTTCGTCACCGAGGGCACGGTCAAGACCCACCTCTACCGCGTCTTCACCAAGATCGGCTGCGACAACCGGGTCCAGGCCGCGATGCTCGCCCAGCGCGCGGGCCTGCTGGACTGA